A section of the Triticum dicoccoides isolate Atlit2015 ecotype Zavitan chromosome 7A, WEW_v2.0, whole genome shotgun sequence genome encodes:
- the LOC119330225 gene encoding 65-kDa microtubule-associated protein 8-like isoform X1, with protein sequence MGSLRTAGTARCLALPESSSTYLLQELKMIWDEVGQEENERERILEELEQECQEVYRRKVNSANMLRIQLHQALAESEAEFTNLLLSLGERSFPGRPEKMNGTLKEQLNSITPALQEMQMKKEARLKQFTEVQTEVQRIASEIAGRSENEVVTVNEDDLSLKKLEEHQSELQRLKREKGDRLCKVEEYKVLICNFAKIMGMDPSNVLASVHPSLLIGANEQQKKNISDDILNKLNTMVQQLKEEKNHRLEKLHSLGKALANLWNILDTAMEERQPYGQINIFSLTSANGMLGPGSLRLEKIQQIESEVQRLDQLKASKMKELFIKKKAEIEEICKISHMDVPYQTEMDNIMELIMSGDVDHDNLLKTMDGYIYKTKEEATSRKEIMDKVEKWITSCDEERWLEEYSRDERRYSVSRGAHRHLKRAERARIIANKIPGLVELLIEKTEIWEHGRKKIFYYDELPLLEMLKQYMLTLKEKEEERCRQRENKKVQTQLVKRNENSFISRPNTGCSRPSSRGFNTSHRSTSFSSHRVSSVDQQPISDNSAEKDMHIRKVRDRSMQSKAGNNRSCTVHDEDKTSGVSTKQGLSSI encoded by the exons ATGGGGTCACTCAGGACGGCTGGAACAGCTCGATGCCTGGCTCTGCCGGAGTCCTCATCTACATACTTGCTTCAAGAACTAAAG ATGATATGGGACGAGGTTGGACAAGAGGAAAATGAGAGGGAAAGAATACTGGAAGAGCTAGAGCAAGAGTGCCAAGAAGTTTACAGGAGAAAAGTAAATAGTGCTAATATGTTGCGGATTCAACTGCATCAAGCATTGGCTGAATCTGAAGCAGAATTTACCAACCTACTTCTTTCCCTTGGAGAAAGATCATTCCCAGGCCGA CCTGAGAAAATGAATGGCACTCTAAAGGAGCAGCTGAATTCCATCACACCAGCCCTGCAAGAAATGCAAATGAAAAAAGAAGCCAGACTAAAACAGTTCACAGAGGTTCAGACTGAAGTACAGAGAATCGCCTCCGAAATAGCAGGACGCTCGGAGAATGAAGTTGTCACAGTAAATGAAGATGATTTGTCACTCAAGAAACTTGAGGAGCACCAAAGTGAGCTGCAACGACTTAAAAGAGAAAAG GGCGATCGCCTGTGCAAAGTTGAAGAGTATAAAGTTCTAATTTGCAATTTCGCAAAGATTATGGGGATGGATCCCTCAAACGTTCTTGCTAGTGTTCACCCCAGCTTGCTAATTGGAGCAAATGAACAACAGAAAAAGAACATCAGTGACGACATCCTTAACAAGCTCAATACTATGGTCCAGCAGCTTAAAGAAGAGAAGAACCACAGATTGGAAAAG CTCCACAGCCTTGGAAAAGCCTTGGCAAACTTATGGAATATACTAGATACTGCGATGGAAGAACGCCAGCCTTACGGGCAAATTAATATATTTTCATTGACTTCAGCCAATGGTATGCTAGGTCCTGGAAGTCTAAGACTAGAGAAAATTCAGCAG ATTGAATCTGAAGTTCAGCGACTAGATCAGTTAAAAGCAAGCAAAATGAAAGAGCTATTCATCAAAAAGAAAGCTGAGATTGAGGAAATTTGCAAGATATCCCACATGGATGTGCCTTACCAGACAGAAATGGACAACATAATGGAACTGATAATGTCAG GAGATGTGGACCACGATAATCTACTTAAGACAATGGATGGATATATATAcaaaacaaaagaggaggccacaagccgTAAAGAAATAATGGACAAAGTCGAAAAATGGATAACTTCATGTGATGAGGAGCGGTGGCTAGAAGAATATAGCAGG GATGAGAGAAGGTACTCAGTAAGCAGAGGAGCCCACAGGCACTTGAAACGCGCGGAACGTGCTAGAATTATAGCAAACAAAATTCCAG GCTTGGTAGAGCTTCTAATTGAAAAGACAGAGATCTGGGAACATGGGAGAAAAAAGATCTTCTACTACGATGAG CTTCCCCTTTTGGAAATGCTGAAACAGTACATGTTAACACTGAAGGAAAAGGAAGAAGAGAGATGCAGGCAACGG GAGAATAAAAAGGTACAGACTCAACTTGTTAAGAGGAATGAAAATTCATTTATATCAAGGCCCAACACAGGCTGCAGTCGTCCATCCAGCAGAGGCTTCAATACCAGCCATCGCTCTACCTCCTTTTCAAGCCACAGAGTTTCTTCTGTAGATCAACAACCTATTTCAGATAACTCAGCTGAAAAAGATATGCATATAAGAAAAGTTAGGGACAGAAGTATGCAGAGTAAGGCGGGGAATAACAGAAGCTGTACAGTCCATGATGAAGATAAAACATCAGGGGTCTCCACAAAACAAGGCCTTTCATCAATTTAA
- the LOC119330225 gene encoding 65-kDa microtubule-associated protein 8-like isoform X2: protein MGSLRTAGTARCLALPESSSTYLLQELKMIWDEVGQEENERERILEELEQECQEVYRRKVNSANMLRIQLHQALAESEAEFTNLLLSLGERSFPGRPEKMNGTLKEQLNSITPALQEMQMKKEARLKQFTEVQTEVQRIASEIAGRSENEVVTVNEDDLSLKKLEEHQSELQRLKREKGDRLCKVEEYKVLICNFAKIMGMDPSNVLASVHPSLLIGANEQQKKNISDDILNKLNTMVQQLKEEKNHRLEKLHSLGKALANLWNILDTAMEERQPYGQINIFSLTSANGMLGPGSLRLEKIQQIESEVQRLDQLKASKMKELFIKKKAEIEEICKISHMDVPYQTEMDNIMELIMSGDVDHDNLLKTMDGYIYKTKEEATSRKEIMDKVEKWITSCDEERWLEEYSRDERRYSVSRGAHRHLKRAERARIIANKIPGLVELLIEKTEIWEHGRKKIFYYDELPLLEMLKQYMLTLKEKEEERCRQRD, encoded by the exons ATGGGGTCACTCAGGACGGCTGGAACAGCTCGATGCCTGGCTCTGCCGGAGTCCTCATCTACATACTTGCTTCAAGAACTAAAG ATGATATGGGACGAGGTTGGACAAGAGGAAAATGAGAGGGAAAGAATACTGGAAGAGCTAGAGCAAGAGTGCCAAGAAGTTTACAGGAGAAAAGTAAATAGTGCTAATATGTTGCGGATTCAACTGCATCAAGCATTGGCTGAATCTGAAGCAGAATTTACCAACCTACTTCTTTCCCTTGGAGAAAGATCATTCCCAGGCCGA CCTGAGAAAATGAATGGCACTCTAAAGGAGCAGCTGAATTCCATCACACCAGCCCTGCAAGAAATGCAAATGAAAAAAGAAGCCAGACTAAAACAGTTCACAGAGGTTCAGACTGAAGTACAGAGAATCGCCTCCGAAATAGCAGGACGCTCGGAGAATGAAGTTGTCACAGTAAATGAAGATGATTTGTCACTCAAGAAACTTGAGGAGCACCAAAGTGAGCTGCAACGACTTAAAAGAGAAAAG GGCGATCGCCTGTGCAAAGTTGAAGAGTATAAAGTTCTAATTTGCAATTTCGCAAAGATTATGGGGATGGATCCCTCAAACGTTCTTGCTAGTGTTCACCCCAGCTTGCTAATTGGAGCAAATGAACAACAGAAAAAGAACATCAGTGACGACATCCTTAACAAGCTCAATACTATGGTCCAGCAGCTTAAAGAAGAGAAGAACCACAGATTGGAAAAG CTCCACAGCCTTGGAAAAGCCTTGGCAAACTTATGGAATATACTAGATACTGCGATGGAAGAACGCCAGCCTTACGGGCAAATTAATATATTTTCATTGACTTCAGCCAATGGTATGCTAGGTCCTGGAAGTCTAAGACTAGAGAAAATTCAGCAG ATTGAATCTGAAGTTCAGCGACTAGATCAGTTAAAAGCAAGCAAAATGAAAGAGCTATTCATCAAAAAGAAAGCTGAGATTGAGGAAATTTGCAAGATATCCCACATGGATGTGCCTTACCAGACAGAAATGGACAACATAATGGAACTGATAATGTCAG GAGATGTGGACCACGATAATCTACTTAAGACAATGGATGGATATATATAcaaaacaaaagaggaggccacaagccgTAAAGAAATAATGGACAAAGTCGAAAAATGGATAACTTCATGTGATGAGGAGCGGTGGCTAGAAGAATATAGCAGG GATGAGAGAAGGTACTCAGTAAGCAGAGGAGCCCACAGGCACTTGAAACGCGCGGAACGTGCTAGAATTATAGCAAACAAAATTCCAG GCTTGGTAGAGCTTCTAATTGAAAAGACAGAGATCTGGGAACATGGGAGAAAAAAGATCTTCTACTACGATGAG CTTCCCCTTTTGGAAATGCTGAAACAGTACATGTTAACACTGAAGGAAAAGGAAGAAGAGAGATGCAGGCAACGG GATTAG